A single region of the Fusarium fujikuroi IMI 58289 draft genome, chromosome FFUJ_chr05 genome encodes:
- a CDS encoding related to fumarylacetoacetate hydralase produces MKVAWQRLIRFVSTDGRLLRGEPILPTPDFDLGDTTEETKLQARVIEGDDLYDTTGVTRVTDEVVTVKTLLGPLVASDVSILRCVGLNYATHIREAGRKTPPFPSIFFKPSTTIHDHGVNVVIPKVAQDDQADYEGELVVVIGKDAKNVKESEALDYVAAYTAGNDISSRKWQRDPNLAGGVPQWGFSKGFDTFAPLGPVLVSSSVITAPEKLHLQTIVDKETRQDAGLDDLVFSIPRLIAHLSSGTTLQKGSVIMTGTPGGVGAGLQPPKYLVPGTQMEVKITQIGTLKNGVNFE; encoded by the exons ATGAAGGTAGCTTGGCAGCGTTTAATCCGATTCGTCTCAACTGACGGGCGTCTTTTGCGCGGAGAGCCCATCCTCCCGACTCCCgactttgatcttggagATACCACCGAAGAGACAAAGCTTCAGGCGCGTGTGATTGAGGGAGATGATCTTTACGACACAACTGGTGTCACACGTGTTACAGATGAAGTGGTCACAGTCAAGACTTTGTTAGGACCCCTTGTTGCTAGCGATGTATCCATTCTCAGATGCGTGGGGCTCAACTATGCTACACACA TTCGTGAGGCTGGACGCAAGACACCGCCTTttccttccatcttcttcaagccttcaacaacaatacATGACCACGGAGTCAACGTGGTGATCCCCAAAGTCGCCCAGGATGACCAAGCAGATTATGAGGGAGAACTA GTTGTGGTCATTGGGAAGGATGCAAAGAACGTCAAGGAGAGTGAGGCTCTCGACTACGTCGCCGCTTACACAGCAGGCAACGACATTTCATCTCGAAAATGGCAAAGAGACCCGAATCTCGCTGGTGGAGTGCCGCAATGGGGATTCTCAAAGGGTTTCGATACCTTTGCGCCTCTAGGCCCCGTCCTGGTTTCAAGTTCTGTCATAACAGCACCCGAGAAACTCCACCTGCAAACAATTGTGGACAAGGAAACCCGACAGGATGCAGGTCTTGATGATCTAGTGTTTTCTATTCCTCGTTTGATTGCACACCTTTCGTCCGGAACTACACTGCAGAAAGGAAGTGTTATTATGACGGGTACCCCAGGAG GTGTTGGTGCCGGCTTACAGCCGCCAAAGTATCTTGTACCTGGAACTCAGATGGAGGTCAAGATTACACAGATTGGCACTCTCAAGAATGGCGTCAACTTTGAGTAG
- a CDS encoding probable cutinase precursor, protein MKFTTILSLFAATAVALPTSNPLSEREVLAELEKRQSGSITRDDLSNGASSACPPVIFIYARGSTELGNLGTLGPRVASVLESNYGSNGVWIQGVGGAYRATLGDNALPRGTSSAAIREMIGLFNLANSKCPSAKIVAGGYSQGAALAAASIEDLSTSVRNKVVGTVLFGYTKNLQNLGRIPNYPRERTLVFCNFGDLVCTGSLIVAAPHLAYQSDASGPAPQFLIQRVAATSI, encoded by the exons ATGAAGTTCACCACTATCCTCTCACTCTTCGCCGCTACGGCCGTGGCTCTCCCCACTTCCAACCCTCTCTCTGAACGTGAAGTTCTTGCTGAGCTCGAGAAACGTCAATCTGGAAGCATCACTCGTGATGATCTTTCCAACGGCGCTTCGTCTGCTTGCCCGCCTGTTATTTTCATCTATGCTCGGGGTTCCACTGAGCTTGGAAATTTG GGAACGCTTGGTCCTCGAGTCGCTTCTGTGCTCGAGAGCAACTACGGTAGCAATGGAGTCTGGATCCAAGGA GTTGGCGGAGCATACCGTGCTACCCTTGGCGACAATGCCCTTCCTCGAGGAACCTCTTCGGCAGCCATTCGAGAGATGATCGGACTGTTCAATCTTGCAAACTCAAAGTGCCCTTCTGCCAAGATCGTGGCTGGGGGGTACAGTCAAGGTGCTGCCCTTGCTGCAGCCAGTATCGAGGATCTCAGCACTTCTGTCCGCAACAAAGTCGTCGGCACTGTGCTGTTCGGATATACCAAAAACCTGCAGAATCTTGGCCGCATCCCAAACTACCCACGAGAGCGAACCCTGGTTTTCTGCAACTTTGGTGACTTGGTTTGCACTGGCTCCTTGATTGTTGCTGCTCCCCATCTTGCTTATCAGTCTGATGCTTCTGGACCTGCACCCCAATTCCTCATTCAGCGCGTTGCTGCTACCTCTATCTAG